A genomic window from Quercus lobata isolate SW786 chromosome 10, ValleyOak3.0 Primary Assembly, whole genome shotgun sequence includes:
- the LOC115964075 gene encoding putative GEM-like protein 8, with product MEQYAAQFIESPLMNTFDKTPERKISTLSEPVSLIHSPSSSYGSSSFKTNKGDSESEMGQKKKLGRKSSSFAYRICDHVKLGGPKLSQTVKGKLSLGARVIQQGGRENMLRQIFGMSEGEEMLKASQCYLSTTAGPIAGLLFISTEKIGFCSERSITFPSPTGHLIRTPYKVLIPVKKIQRANQSENVNKPSQKYIEIITEDHFEFWFMGFIRYEKAFLNLQKAVSMANQM from the exons ATGGAACAATATGCGGCTCAGTTTATTGAGAGTCCATTGATGAACACTTTTGACAAAACTCCAGAGAGGAAAATTTCGACTCTATCTGAACCTGTCAGCTTGATTCATAGCCCATCTTCCTCATATGGCTCTTCCTCCTTCAAAACAA ATAAGGGGGATTCAGAGTCAGAGATGGGCCAGAAGAAAAAACTTGGTAGGAAAAGTAGCAGTTTTGCATACAGGATTTGCGACCATG TGAAACTGGGTGGTCCTAAGTTGTCTCAAACTGTAAAGGGAAAGCTGAGTTTGGGGGCAAGAGTTATTCAACAAGGTGGGAGAGAGAATATGTTGAGACAAATATTTGGAATGAGTGAAGGAGAAGAGATGTTGAAAGCCTCACAATGCTATTTATCGACAACAGCTGGTCCCATTGCAGGACTCCTCTTTATTTCTACTGAAAAGATTGGCTTCTGCAGTGAAAGATCCATCACCTTTCCTTCCCCTACCGGCCATTTGATTCGAACACCAtacaag GTTCTGATACCAGTAAAGAAGATTCAAAGAGCCAACCAAAGTGAGAACGTGAACAAGCCTTCCCAGAAGTACATAGAAATAATTACCGAGGAccattttgaattttggtttatGGGATTCATACGGTATGAGAAAGCTTTTCTTAACCTCCAAAAGGCCGTTTCTATGGCCAACCAAATGTAA